TtactgcaatccctatcaaaataccagagGCATTTTtcgcagaactagaacaaataattccagAATTTTTATGGAACCTGATAGTCAAAACAATCATGAAAAGAACAAAGACAGAggtatcatgctccctgattttAATCTATACTTCAAAGATATAGTAATCATaacagtattgtactggcacaaaagcagacatatACATCAATGAAACAGGTTtgtatcaacaaaataaaaagcagccCACTGAATGAGAGgagatatttgcaaaagatatatccaataaggggttaatatctaagGTACTTGAAGaaatcatacaactcaacattaaaaaattaaaaactcaattaaaaaatgggcagaagaccttaacagacattttcccaaagacatatagatggccaacagatgaatgaaaagatgctcagcatcactaatcatcagggaaatgcaaatcaaaaccacagtgagatatcacttcacacatgtcagaatggctatcatcaaaaaggcaacaaATAACTAGTTTGACAAAGATGTGGAGGAAATGCAAATACTCACTAAACTTATGAAAATAAGTCCAGCTCTCTTAGAGGTCAGGGAACTGAAACGCAGACTCCAGCAGCACCTCAGTTTTCATCCAGCAGTGGACAGATTTGGCAAAAGGCGGGTGCCCCTCAcacgtggaggagggcatggcaacccgctccagggttcttgcctggagcctggcaggctaccactgaaaagagtctgacacgactgaagtggcaaCACAGCAGGGCACAGCATGGGCAACCCTCACGTGTGGCACTGGGCACTAGGACTCACGTTCCCAGCTGGCAGGAGCAGGAACTGCTCCAAACTCTTGGGAACACGGTctggcagaatttttttttaatcaccatgtagatttttaagttataatattctgtcatattttcttcaaagctttctttaaaaaaaaaaaaagctgtacagATACTATCAAAGCTCTTGACCTGGTTGGAAACACATAGATTTGTTACCCTGTACAGAAATGtttgtactattttttatattatattttgcagtaattttttaaaattttgacagaACTTATTGTTATACTTGATGCACATAATTCCTCGGAATTCTGACCCTATTCCTCAGAAATGAAGGCTCCAGAATTTATGGCTATGtaattgggcttctcaggtggcggcagtggtaaagaacctacctgccaatgcaggagaataaGAGATTTTTGTTTGAtctctggactgggaagatcccctggaggagggcatggcaacccactcttgtattcttgcctggagaatccccatggactgaggagcctggtgggctacagtccataaggttgaaaagagttggacatgactgaagcaactttgcatgtACTAGAGATGTGCAGTGCAGCATTGCTTGAGAGGCAAAAATGTATAAACCATCTGAACATCCATCAAGCAGAAAATGATTAGGTAAATTCATAGGTATTACTTTCATAGTAGGGACTACTATGCAGTAATTACATAAAATGAGTTAGGTCTCTATGTATTGATCTGTGATGcccacaaaataaaaagcaacttATAATTTGTATAGtagtgatttttctattttatattcatttacatGTCTGTACGTTTTAAAGAAATGTCTCAATATGTGCATTTACTTGAGTATGCCCATAGGAGCACAGAGTAGAGATTCTCAATCAGGGGCAACGTTGCCCTCCAGGGGACATAAGGTAACGGCTGAAGGCAtttttggaaatggcaacccactccagtactcttgcctggaaagtcccatggatgcaggagcctggtagcttacagtccatggggtcgcaaagagttggacacaactgagcaacttcactatgaACTATGAaggcatttttggttgtcaccaCTGGGGAGTGCTAATGGTATAGATGCTGAACATCCTGCAATGCACACAGGAAAGCACCTCCCCCCTCAATACCCTGCAAAGAATTTTCCAGTCCAAAATGTCAACAACACAAAAGTTGAGAAACCCTGgcatagagaaaggaaaaaggagaaacacGAAACTATTAAAAATCAACTTGTTTCTTAAAACATATATGTTGTTTGGTTTATTACAATGAGCATTTATTTTGACCTCTAAGAATTATCctataaagacaaaaaataatactCAATAGAAGTTTATTCTTATGGCAAAGACAATGGAGCAGGAAGGAGTGGGAGATTGTTGCCCAAGCCAAGCTGTTTCTCAGGAAGAGATCTAAGGGCAGGAGTGTAAACTGAGGGTAATGAGagctggaggcaggaggggaTGGATGGGGATGCCCTGGAGCCTGGCCCTGACACTGGAGCTCACCAGCTTAGATTGAACAATCCCAGTGCCTTTGTGAGTTGAACAAGGACCTGCAAAAAATGCCCTATGATTAGGAAAGCCTACTGTGAGAGGGAGAAACAAGCCTCAactctatttccattttataggctTGAATAAACCATTTTATGATTAAGAACTGTAACACATCAGAAGGGAATTTCTCCCTGGTCTGCTGAGAGTTGAATTAGCAGGTTTTTCTTGGCAAAGAATGGTCAATTAAGGTGGGAAAACGAAAATAGCGTTCTCTGCTGCAGGTCTAAGCAGAGTCTTTGACATACTAGTGTGTTCATCCCCCAAAGGGCACTTATCAAATGCGGAACTTCCCTATCTTTCACACaaaagtgtgtgctcagtctcgaagtcgtgtccgactctgtgagaccccatggactatagccacaaggttcctctgtccacagaatttttcaggcaaggatactgaagtgggttgccatttcctcttccaggagatcttcccaacctagggatcaaccctagtctcctgcatctcctgcatcggcaggcagattgttttaccactgagccatctgggaagccctccctatCTTAACCAAGTCTTAAACTGAGAGCATCTTTTGAAACCAGGAATCCATGGAATACACTTCAGGAAATACTAACCTAGTCTAATGATagttttacagattaggaaatggTGGGCAAAACAAAAAGTGACTGAGCTGGCTGGTGGGTTTCACTCAGAACAGTTGTTTTCCAGACCActgcttctccccaccccagcatTAAACATCTCACTATAGTTACAAATCAACTATAGATTCTTGGGGAACATCCCTAGGACTTAAGGGATTCTTTTTCCAATTTAATTTCCAAGGGAGAAAGAATGATGGAAGTCATTCAAAGCAAAACTCACCTTTCAATAGAATCAAGACATCTTTGTTCTTAgagatgtttttttctccttgatgGAGAGGCACCCATGAAGACTGTGCTCATGTGAAGGGATGCTCCACCTGATCCTTTTGAAAATATAACCTGAACAGGGCAGGTGGGAACACCTGGGACTTCAACCCTCCCCAATTTACCTCAAGTTTATCTCCCTGGGTCAGGGGAAACCCTACAAAACTGATTCTGCAGATTCTCTCCAAGAAATAAATTTACTAAAGTTTCCTCGATCCCCTACATGCTGGGCCTCTGTAAGACACTGAGAATTCAAAGATGAATAGAACATAATTTCTGCTCTaaagggttgttttgtttttcaaatcagGTAGGGAAACAGACACTGCATGTAGCCAGACTTACAGGGCTATACTGACCATGGGAATTAGGGCCTAGGAACCCATGAAGAGCAGTGTTTACAAAGCCCACCTGAAGAAGCTTGCACACCCGAGCTCGTGGGcaagtggtgggggtgggggggaagctaTGGAAGATGTTTCCAGTTTTCAACAGAGAACTCCTGTCCTAGTACATTCTGGGACTCCATTACCAGTAACAACTCGGCTTCCCGGGGAGGAATCTTGTTTATCTTCTTAGCCAACAGCTTCCGGAGGTAGCCAGCCCTTTACCCCACATCACCAAGGGCTTTGGTTCTgggtatgctaagtcgcttcagtcgtgtccgactgtgcggcCTATGGACTGccacccaccaggttcctctgtccatgggattctcctggcaagaaatactggagtgggttgccgtgccctcctccagggttggTTCTGGAAGGGGCCCACAACATGGCCCTACGTTCTTCCCCTTCCTCAGCCTCGCCTCAGACCTGGATCTCATCACCTCAAAGCCACAGCTACAGGAAAATGATGCTAGGTCTGCGAGCAGATTCTGTCCAAGTTCTTATAGGTTGAGCCCCACGTTCACAGTGGCTGTCACACTGCCAGGAGACCCAGCATCAAAATTTGCCCCATCACAATTAATGCTGTGGCCTTTGGGACGCTACTGCTAAATGGGGACCACTTGATGTGTGGCAAGTATCCTGACAGGGACTGGCTTCACGTCTTCCATCAGCAGCCTCCACGTCGCCCGAGCACAACTGTCAGCCAAAAAGCATATGAACTACAGTAGGGTTGCCCCATTCGGACGACGACAGAGTCTCACAGGCGCAAAACAAGTTCTACCCAACCTCAGCGTTAGCAAACGGCAGGTGTCCAGAAGCCTACAACTGAAACCGTTACTAGCCCCGCCCCCAGCCGGCTGCACGGAGCGGGCAATGAGGCAGAGTTGCGCCGGCGCAGCCTTTCCTGATGTCCCGCCCCGGAAGGGTCACGTGAGTAAGGCGGGCTCTGGGCCGGACGGAAGCGGAAGGGAAAGAAGCCCTCCCCCGGAAATCATTTGTTTCAGGAGCCTGCTTCCGGAAGTGGTGGTGTTTGTAGCGGGCGTGATGGCGTCAAGGTTACTCCGTGGAGCTGGAGCTTTGGCCTCCCAGGCCCTGAGGGCCCGGGGTCCAAATGGAGTCTCCGTGGTGCGCTCTGTGGCGTCTGGAGGTACTCGCTGGCATCGTGCGCCGTTGCCCTCCCGCGGTGGTGTTAGGTCAGcaaaggctggggtgggggaggccttTCATCTCCTCTGGGCCCCAAAGCCCTGAGGCTCTGCGGACCTCTCCCTGATTCTCGACCGCAGCTGCTGCTGACCACCAAAGTGACCCGGCTGCGAAAAATTCCTAAACGGAGTTGCCGGGTGACCTTGGTGGGCAGGGTTTGCAACCCGGGCATGGAGGGGCCAAGCCGCCCTTCAGACCTGCGCCCGTCTCCAGTTGGATGCACCCCACTAGGACTCTGATTTAACctgcttttagaaaaaaaaaaaaaaaaaggcagaaaaatcggCCTCCGTGGTTGAAGGAAGAAAAGATCACCCCGCGTTCCACTTTTGGGTAACGTGACTGGTTCTTAAGGGACAGTGGCTATGGGTAGACTGTGGGAGCCTGTGGGCCCGCTAAAGCTGTGAGCAAAAATTGACTTCTGTGTGTTTTCCCTCTTGATCATTTCAGCCGacatcatcattttattttcttttaggtgGTGTTCCTACTGATGAAGAGCAGGCGACTGGGCTAGAGAGGGAGGTCATGCTGGCTGCTCGCAAGGGACAGGTGAGAACAATGTTCCATGCCTTCTGGGAGAGTTCATTGCCTTGGATGGGATCAGAACAGCCTCCTCTATGGGGAGCCTTCCCTCCAGGAAACATGGCTTCTGGGAACAGTATTGGTAGTCCCTAGAGGGTAGAGATCATTTGGCATAATAgactctttattttgtttttttcaggacCCGTACAATATACTTGCCCCAAAGGCAACCTCAGGTACCAAGGAAGACCCTAATTTAGTCCCCTCCATCAGCAACAAGCGGATAGTGGGCTGCATCTGTAAGTGCTTCCCTTCTATTTTCTTacccttttgtttgtttgcttattttttgactgtgcagaatgtgggatcatagttccccaaccagggatggaacccacaccccctgcattggaagcacagaatcttaaccattgaaccGCCTGAAAAgtctctatttatttacttatttttaatgtttactttgTGACCTTCAGGATCTTTGTtactgcatgtgagatcttttagttgcagcatacaggatctagtttcctgaccaaggatggaacccaggccccctgcattgggagcacggagtcttaatcactagaccaccagaaagTCTCACTCATTTGTTTAATATGTGTTTTGTATGGAGGATGTCTACTAGTTTCTTCACATCTgttgtctgtgagtgtatatgtgtaAAGATATATGGATAAACGTTTTAAAGGTTTTGACCCTCAGGCCCCTTTGCCAAAGTAGGTCACCCTTACTGTAAAGAGGCCTTGAACGTCAATAATACTGCCTCAGTGGAGAGGTGGTGTGCAGAAATATTCATCTAGAAAATACTGTACTTCTCTCTTTGCCAAACACCGCATCAGGCACTAGGTGTACATGCCAAAATGGACCCAGCTTTGGGATTCTACACAGGCAGGGAACTGTGAGAACCTAATAGGAACTGATTAGAGGTCAGTTTACTCACAGGTAAACTTGgcctcagttccttcatctgaaaaatgggatcaGCTTGAACTGACCTTAAGGTGTCAGCCATATCTTTGTTTGCATCTCAGAGGTGTCTGAGGGCAGTAGGTTAACGGTGGAAGTCCTTCTAGGCTGCGTGGCCTTCAGCTACCTTTTTTCTTTCAGGTGAAGAAGACAACAGTACTGTCATCTGGTTCT
This region of Ovis canadensis isolate MfBH-ARS-UI-01 breed Bighorn chromosome 3, ARS-UI_OviCan_v2, whole genome shotgun sequence genomic DNA includes:
- the COX5B gene encoding cytochrome c oxidase subunit 5B, mitochondrial, which gives rise to MASRLLRGAGALASQALRARGPNGVSVVRSVASGGGVPTDEEQATGLEREVMLAARKGQDPYNILAPKATSGTKEDPNLVPSISNKRIVGCICEEDNSTVIWFWLHKGEAQRCPSCGTHYKLVPHQLAH